One Tepidanaerobacter syntrophicus DNA segment encodes these proteins:
- a CDS encoding ABC transporter ATP-binding protein, which yields MLKVENLSASYGYIEALKDVTVEAQQGQIVSIIGSNGAGKTTLLRCISGQLKPVSGKIMFLGEPLPSVPHKVVKKGVVHVPEGRRVFSGLTVEENLLVGGYLLSGKELQENLRKNYELFPILKDRKNQFAGTLSGGEQQMLAIARGLMSNPKLILLDEPSLGLAPLVVNQVYNLIEQIRESGVTVLLVEQNARKALNICDRAYVIENGRIKLTGTGCELLNSEEVKKAYLGG from the coding sequence ATGCTAAAAGTCGAAAACTTAAGCGCAAGTTACGGATACATTGAAGCATTAAAAGATGTTACCGTTGAAGCGCAGCAGGGGCAGATAGTAAGCATCATAGGATCCAACGGAGCAGGAAAGACTACCCTTTTGCGCTGCATCAGCGGTCAGTTAAAGCCTGTTTCCGGAAAAATAATGTTTTTAGGCGAGCCTCTTCCTTCTGTGCCTCATAAAGTAGTAAAAAAAGGTGTTGTCCATGTTCCTGAAGGACGCCGAGTTTTTTCAGGGCTTACCGTAGAAGAAAACTTACTGGTAGGAGGCTACTTGCTCAGCGGAAAAGAGCTTCAGGAAAACTTAAGAAAGAACTATGAACTTTTTCCTATCTTAAAAGACCGAAAAAACCAATTCGCCGGCACACTTTCCGGCGGTGAGCAGCAAATGCTGGCAATTGCCCGAGGTCTTATGTCAAATCCAAAGCTGATACTTCTTGATGAGCCGTCCCTCGGACTTGCGCCTCTTGTGGTAAATCAAGTTTATAATCTCATCGAGCAAATTCGCGAAAGCGGAGTTACAGTCCTACTAGTTGAACAAAATGCACGAAAAGCGTTGAATATATGCGATAGAGCCTATGTTATAGAAAACGGGAGGATAAAACTTACAGGCACTGGCTGCGAACTGCTAAATTCTGAGGAGGTTAAAAAGGCATATCTTGGAGGTTAA